The following are from one region of the Littorina saxatilis isolate snail1 linkage group LG2, US_GU_Lsax_2.0, whole genome shotgun sequence genome:
- the LOC138959098 gene encoding uncharacterized protein, translating to MTRPRATHPHSPHPFGGGRPLPGPSLLVTACKQSVDCGDSTFGVQAALERAESASYQNTSCIQVSGKTRGKGHNSVGNRCSSSKGSSGSCFRPQLPGFLREDIRSPKEFGRVASSLRPVPIEQIPPGDSVYHGDSLFSSGGTQTRGLGNINRSDGCVFSYTHASVRSKVAQISMGNRDLSVQGSPLRLVSGPLGLHNGDTTTLFPGQAKRHSSACIFRRLARSKSEPAVLQSSHAGSVGSGKRSRFSDQPEQIRADTVSKLHVPRDDIRYGGMVSPSLPEKSQQAPRPSQVSQVTEAGQGQGLGVGPRTDGIYGHSHSAGESLQKAVSGCTQLGVESGLPGLGCLCSDTQLDSTDHKSVVASRLVSGSSDCASSSGGRHVHRCVSVRLGCSSCTAHGLGDLARESSPVSHKCVGVGGSLFGASELLPCRCRKACSATYRQHHGSGLCEQAGRFTVANTLSQNLSDSAVVCSTSNHSVGEVLTRSAQCSSRCSQPFVQCVAHGVDDHPPCSSEIVGSGRKACSRSVRYEVFPETTGICLPVSRSGSLEDKRSGDQLVGSHGVRLPSVSTAGQGTQKGRDGTPVPHSGGSNVDKPTLVSGPASSHSRSSYSAKPREGRSATTTHGRSSRESAGSAASRVETVRKSLRRSGASEGTLDLVQKAHRQSTSSVYTSHWSAWVAWCADNGVEATSPRSMQVANHLSWLASQGKSPSSLKVRRSAISSTLKQLGRTISLGGVIASVLRGAALDFVKTKTPVPAWDLFLVLNFLRSSDFEPLHLASLHNLTRKALLLTLLAV from the exons ATGACGAGGCCCCGAGCTACTCATCCCCACAGCCCCCACCCTTTTGGTGGCGGGCGGCCCCTCCCGGGCCCTTCACTACTGGTTACAGCATGTAAACAGTCAGTGGATTGTGGGGATAGTACGTTCGGGGTTCAGGCTGCTCTGGAAAGAGCAGAAAGCGCCTCTTACCAGAACACCTCCTGCATTCAAGTTTCCGGCAAAACCAGAGGCAAAGGCCACAATTCAGTCGGAAATCGCTGCTCTTCTTCAAAAGGAAGCAGTGGAAGTTGTTTCAGACCACAACTCCCCGGGTTTTTACGGGAGGATATTCGTAGTCCCAAAGAGTTCGGGAGGGTGGCGTCCAGTCTTAGACCTGtccccattgaacaaattcctcCGGGAGATTCGGTTTACCATGGAGACTCCCTTTTCAGTTCGGGAGGCACTCAGACCAGGGGATTGGGCAACATCAATCGATCTGACGGATGCGTATTTTCATATACTCATGCATCCGTCAGATCGAAAGTGGCTCAGATTTCGATGGGCAACAGAGATCTATCAGTTCAGGGCTCTCCCCTTCGGCTTGTCTCTGGCCCCTTGGGTCTTCACAATGGTGACACGACAACTTTGTTCCCTGGTCAGGCAAAAAGGCATTCGTCTGCGTGCATATTTAGACGATTGGCTCGTTCTAAATCAGAGCCAGCAGTCTTGCAGTCTTCACACGCAGGCAGTGTTGGATCAGGCAAACGATCTAGGTTTTCAGATCAACCAGAGCAAATCAGAGCTGATACCGTCTCAAAACTTCACGTACCTAGGGATGACATTCGATACGGTGGCATGGTCAGTCCGTCCCTCCCTGAGAAGAGTCAACAAGCTCCAAGACCTTCTCAGGTCTCTCAGGTCACAGAAGCAGGCCAAGGCCAGGGTCTTGGCGTCGGCCCTAGGACAGATGGAATCTATGGCCACTCTCATTCCGCTGGGGAGAGTTTGCAAAAGGCCGTTTCAGGCTGCACTCAGCTCGGAGTGGAATCCGGCTTACCAGGGCTGGGATGTCTCTGTTCAGATACACAGCTGGATTCGACAGACCACAAATCAGTGGTTGCAAGCAGACTTGTTTCTGGGAGTTCCGATTGTGCTTCCTCCTCCGGAGGTCGACATGTTCACAGATGCGTCTCAGTTAGGCTGGGGTGCTCATCTTGCACAGCTCACGGCCTCGGGGACTTGGCCCGAGAATCAAGCCCAGTCTCACATAAATGTGTTGGAGTTGGAGGCAGCCTTTTTGGGGCTTCGGAGCTTCTTCCCTGCCGTTGTCGGAAAGCATGTTCGGCTACATACCGACAACACCACGGTAGCGGCTTATGTGAACAAGCAGGGCGGTTCACGGTCGCAAACACTCTCAGTCAGAACTTGTCAGATTCTGCGGTGGTGTGCTCAACATCGAATCACTCTGTCGGCGAAGTTCTTACCAGGTCGGCTCAATGTTCTAGCCGATGCTCTCAGCCGTTCGTCCAGTGTgttgcacacggagtggacGATCACCCACCATGCTCTTCAGAGATTGTGGGTTCAGGTCGAAAAGCCTGTAGTCGATCTGTTCGCTACGAGGTTTTCCCGGAGACTACCGGTATTTGTCTCCCCGTTTCCCGATCCGGAAGCTTGGAAGACAAACGCTCTGGAGATCAACTGGTCGGATCTCACGGCGTACGCCTTCCCTCCGTTTCAACTGCTGGGCAGGGTACTCAGAAAGGCCGAGATGGAACGCCCGTCCCTCATTCTGGTGGCTCCAATGTGGACAAGCCAACATTGGTTTCCGGACCTGCTTCGTCTCACAGTAGGTCCTCCTATTCCGCTAAACCTAGAGAGGGGAGATCTGCTACAACCACGCACGGGCGTTCTTCACGAGAATCCGCAGGCTCTGCGGCTTCACGCGTGGAGACTGTGAGAAAATCTTTGCGTCGCTCAGGTGCTTCCGAAGGGACTTTGGATCTGGTTCAAAAGGCTCACAGGCAGTCTACTAGTTCTGTTTACACATCACACTGGTCTGCATGGGTAGCATGGTGCGCAGATAATGGGGTCGAAGCTACATCCCCTCGGTCAATGCAGGTAGCTAATCATTTGTCTTGGTTGGCCTCCCAAGGCAAGTCCCCATCATCTCTTAAGGTCAGGAGATCAGCGATTTCGTCCACCTTAAAGCAATTAGGTCGCACTATTTCCCTGGGTGGAGTTATTGCAAGCGTGTTAAGAGGCGCTGCATTGGATTTTGTTAAGACAAAGACTCCAGTCCCAGCCTGGGATCTGTTTTTAGTTTTGAACTTCTTGAGATCTTCGGATTTTGAACCTTTACATTTGGCAAGTCTCCATAATCTTACACGTAAAGCTCTTCTGCTCACTTTACTG GCTGTCTGA